In one Rutidosis leptorrhynchoides isolate AG116_Rl617_1_P2 chromosome 8, CSIRO_AGI_Rlap_v1, whole genome shotgun sequence genomic region, the following are encoded:
- the LOC139863552 gene encoding uncharacterized protein → MKYCEFHDDHGHDTNRCKNLMERVLEALRAGKLDYLKPPKKDKGKPAEEGSKAKTFAWQKTDKTKNADLTINMVDAEKVGQRRKYNDYHDWELIPITFPPVMSIDTVNEPVIIKCHIPHCGTQIKRMHVDTGSGVDIMYEHCYHFLPAEVKAQLRQPDITLSGFSGESSWPLGRIEVVVELADDKNPQMVRSESIDFYVVHSTSRYNALPGRNFIRRFNIIPS, encoded by the coding sequence atgAAGTATTGCGAGTTCCATGACGATCACGGCCATGACACCAATCGATGTAAAAACTTAATGGAACGAGTATTGGAAGCGCTGCGCGCAGGAAAATTAGATTACCTGAAACCACCAAAGAAAGACAAGGGAAAACCTGCGGAAGAGGGTTCAAAAGccaaaactttcgcatggcaaaaaacAGATAAAACTAAAAACGCCGATTTAACCATtaatatggttgacgcagagaaagttGGTCAGCGACGAAAGTACAATGACTACCATGATTGGGAACTTATCCCAATTacattccctcctgtaatgtcaattgacaCAGTTAACGAGCCTGTTATCATCAAGTGTCACATTCCTCATTGCGGAACACAGATTAAACGCATGCATGTCGACACCGGAAGTGGTGTCgacattatgtatgagcattgctatCATTTTCTTCCCGCAGAAGTAAAAGCACAGTTGCGCCAACCCGATATTACGCTGTCAGGATTCTCGGGggaaagctcatggccgctaggcaGGATAGAGGTTGTAGTAGAGCTTGCGGATGATAAGAATCCGCAGATGGTTAGAAGCGAGTCAATTGATTTTTATGTGGTCCATTCGACTTCGCGCTACAATGCGCTTCCGGGGAGGaatttcatacggcgttttaacatcatCCCATCATGA